The following are from one region of the Dreissena polymorpha isolate Duluth1 chromosome 2, UMN_Dpol_1.0, whole genome shotgun sequence genome:
- the LOC127867658 gene encoding marginal zone B- and B1-cell-specific protein-like, which yields MMLNKRQSSISCAHLICLIFAGVLCLGVGQNVVTQNEDGSEGSITFKTPKLDDEEAHSMHMPSHLKCDACTAIVYQLTKVFDEFHSKRKSLKSIPESEMYRIIEDVCSGTILDTYGVKDVKKVKRLSGPGLEAENVPGIMAGGGKWPNRMKTLCSRYVEEFEEEGLYREYKKHDGSLHRLLCENSAQPSLTDVCLNLPSVGNNPKQEL from the exons atgatgTTAAATAAGAGACAATCTTCAATATCTTGTGCCCACcttatttgtttgatatttgccGGTGTTTTGTGCCTGGGGGTGGGTCAGAATGTGGTAACACAGAATGAGGATGGCTCAGAAGGCTCCATTACTTTCAAGACTCCCAAACTGGATGATGAAGAGGCACACAGCATGCATATGCCTTCTCACCTGAAGTGTGATGCATGCACTGCAATCGTTTATCAG TTGACAAAAGTATTTGATGAGTTTCATAGCAAGAGAAAGTCGTTGAAGAGTATACCAGAGTCTGAGATGTACAGAATTATAGAGGATGTGTGCTCAGGCACAATACTGGATAC TTACGGTGTTAAAGATGTGAAAAAGGTGAAGAGACTGTCTGGACCTGGCCTTGAGGCAGAGAACGTTCCTGGAATCATGGCTGGTGGTGGAAAATGGCCAAATCG GATGAAAACCTTGTGCAGCCGGTATGTAGAGGAATTTGAAGAGGAAGGTCTATACAGAGAGTACAAGAAACATGATGGCAGCCTGCACCGTCTACTGTGTGAGAACTCAGCCCAGCCCTCCCTTACTGACGTCTGTCTGAACCTGCCTTCAGTTGGGAACAACCCTAAACAGGAATTGTAG